Part of the Lytechinus pictus isolate F3 Inbred chromosome 18, Lp3.0, whole genome shotgun sequence genome, acttcaaactcgagcacattgatttttgtctattatcgtaaaaacgggatattttaaatcagccgcattaatgtaacctttttgggcaggaaataaatttcactataaacaggcaatacgagcaatgttgcgcccccggtcgaacatgaatttgcatggagccccctaagttcaaggtcaatttggcgccctcggttgaacatgaatttggcgccatgtgaaatatcactttgccctcccccttctgaaacatgtatttgtcgcctaatggtcaaacatcaaattagcgctcccctagttcgaacatcaatttggcgccccgctagtttgaacatcaattcggcgctcccctagttcgaacatcaatttggcgcccctcccagttcaaacataaatttggcgcccccatctagttcgaaaattaactcaccccctcccccttgttcaaacatcaattcggagccccgtagttcgaacgtcattttggcgccgcctagttctaacatcaatttggcgcccccctcgttcgaacatcaatttggcgcccctagtacGAACATTTAATCGGCGCCCcccgatgtcgaacataaattttgcgcccctacgtcgaacatcaattcggcgcaaccccccccccctacgtcgaacatctatttggcctccctaggtcgaacatcaatttggcgctcTCAGTcggaacatcaaattggcgcccctagttcgaatatcaattcggcgccaccTAGTTCAAACACCAatgtggtgcccctagttcgaacatcaattcggcgcccccccccctagttcgagtatcaattcggcgcccctacatgtaggtcgatcatcgattcgccccccccccccccccgtttgaacatcaattcgacccccagttcgaacataattttaacatcccttcgaacatcatttcggcgcccccctagttcgaacatcgattcggcgcccccctagtttgagtatcagtttggcgccccctagctcgaacatcgattcgccccccccccccctttcctatcccttttccttccccctcttccccttttcttctgttctttccccctttcctctctcttttttttcctcttcttccttctccctcttcctctctcttttcccctttctctctcctctcttctttcctccttcttcctctctctttttttgtccttttccttcccccctctccctctccctctttcctttcctcttttctttcccccttttcctctctcttttttcttcccttcttccccctcttcctttcttctttttcttcttttctttcccctcttcccctcttttttctctttcttcccctctcttctttttttttttgccgaaggggggggggggggggccaaggccccctcggccccccccatggatccgcgcctgcttGTGGAGGCCTCAGCCCCAGACCCCCTTCGGTTCTGTGGCTCCTGGGTGGTAATCAAGAATACTAGGTCACATAATACTCTAGATCACAGGGGAAATTTATATAAGGGAATAAAGACGGATCCcaggtaaaaagataatataggttttccTGTCCAATATCATGTCGGAGTCActtaaatgtgttaatttgcattttaattcacgCGACATTTTTCATCGGTCATTCAAAGTTTAGAAGACGCTGTAATTCCTTTATAAACACTCAACTCAATTCATGGTCAAGACTACCTCAACTTCTttgataatttcaatatttattttttaagtgctTTTGATTTCGTTCGAAGGCAAAGATGTTTGTAATGGTCCTTCAAAGTAacgaaagtactttttgttctgaatttcgggcaatgaaattcaagaattgtgcatttaagctacaatgaccgatatgactgcttgagcatccaattaaatttttaaagttcaaattaatgataCTTTATTCGTTTGTTTTGCACGGCATCTGTATTATGTGTGAATATTTAAGTTTCCAACATGTCAATGTTTAAACATGTGtataataagagtaaaattGATGTGCACTTTGGCTAAATTAGACATAGGCCTTTGTTTAgctcaaatttgaatttaaacgaTGGCCTTAGTTTTCATCCTTTTTTCCACAAAAAACGCTTGCATTTTGTggatgtattgtttttttttgtcacagtagcttttcaatgtataaatttaaatgccatcatttttggacccaggtatgatttatattgcatcATTTACGAGGGGATTTGCATTTCGTTTACAAAGATGAAGGACAATTTTTCCACCCGACAATGCTAACAGTGTGGGCTcagtgtgatttaaaaaaatcttacccgcgcctgaatacttacttttagaaagtcaatatctaacggtatattcttcaaaataaagcaACATACTCGTGCTAAAGGGCTAAAGCTTTATTGTtctattaaagaaatgaaatctaaATTTAATTGAACTTTGTCATATACTGAAACCCGAAACGAAAAATcatcaaaagaaattgtgaaagcgtaactttggaaaatatatacccCACTGCGACTAGGCACACCGACACAAGGACACaacgatattcagatcagtgactaGAGATCGGGCGTTCAATAGTTTGCCTAAAACGCCGATATCGTGGACATAGAGGGCGCTCATGCAAAAACATCTTATCGGAGAGCCAACCGGGGGcgtcaaaagaaaagataaaagcgaacgcttccgttttcgctgcaaaagggcacgctggcgtcttgaatggcaagagcaCTGACCCGTAGGTAAGAAAAAAGGACAATGTCACGCTCAGCGGTTTCGCTGTGGAATATAAAGGAAAAGACGCACACACACTTTTGACAACACGCCTTAGTGTGCTCCCAAAAGTTGTTTCCTGTGTTAGCTGCAACAGGAACAGCTTAATCGAATGAATACAGTTTCAAGCAAGTCTGAATTACTCTAATTAAAGTTTGATGTTCTAAATAAGAATTCTGGCATATGATAAACACTTTAGGATTGCTTTATAACCTTTCCTATAGAAATTGGATTTCcataccaggggcccgtaatacaaagcttagcaatgatcgtagaacatttttttatgattgattccattggctacaatgtacaatcaaacgTAAAAACCAAGTGTACGaataatcgctaacctttgtgttacgggacccaggactTGAACTTAATATTAAGAAGTTAGTCTTAGCTCCTTAGCTCACCTAAActtttgtagtttttttttagtattgcCATTATTTCTCCTTGGCTAAGTCCTGCCTCTGGGAGCTTAGTCCTATAGCTCTCACCCTTGGGTAATTTGAAGGATGATTTGGCAATGTTATTCTTCGTAGTCTTTAATTCTTCTGTAATCTGCGGAATAGAAAAGGATGATCTcacttgaaaaaatatatataaatattgagCATGCATGCCTCTTTGATATGCATATAAAAGACTTGATTATTcatgatttatattttaatttctttacttTCTAATGTCTAAGTGGAGTTTGGGGGAGCAGGGGGATTTGGTTTGGCTTTTAAtgtgtattttttcaaggggggtACATCAATGAATTGGAGCTTGGGGAAAATTTGAACTCACAAAATCTTCTGGAAACAGCAAATCCTCATGTAGAAACTTTCATCAGGAACAATCTACATTCATCTTAAAACCTTTCGACACTAGGTCTTTTACATAGAAATTGTTACTTTCGATTATGAGTGATCTCCTCTTGGTTTTTCCTTTCCATGTAGATTTGTTAAGCACAAATAGGAAATGTTAGCCAACTAACAATTATTGGCTTTGAGTTTCTTTTTGTGAATATTCCAAAAACGTTTTGTTTGGTGGGACAAACATCCTGTGTGTGCATGCATGTGTGTAAATGCAGAGTGCCTGGTCGAGTGGCTCTCTCTATATCAGGGCCGGGGTCCGGGTGGTATTATGTGGGcgcattgtggtctagtggttctgactcacgcctttcaaacagagggtcatgggttcgaatcccagccatgatgacttttccttcagcaagaaatgtatccacagtCACTATCGACCAAGGTAGGTGAAttggtacccggcaggattaattccttgagggcactgagcgccggtgatagTAGCTGGAGCTAAAGCCGAGTAATAATAGCAAGTGCTTTGTATCCACAGGCAAAAAGCGccatataaatccagctatcaTTATTATGAGATCCATTTTTACCTCTATCAAGAGCAAACCACATTCACACAAGAATTTAAATATGGATAAATCAATTAAAGGCGATTTCTAACAAGAATAGGTTTAATGAGCACCTGTTTCACTGAGAACCATGAATTCCAAAATTTGAGGAATTTGTGTTTCACCCTAAAAGGGTATCGCTCGAACTGATGAGTACTGACCTTGCTTCCAATAATCGGTGCACTCCTAAGCAGCTTGAAGAACTTTCTCTTTCCTCTCTGCATTAAAgctataataaaataaatgaataacaaatTAGTGTATTTACTGGTGGATCCAggtgggggggggcacagccagcCCACGCCCttcccccctttgagaggcacaattaaaatttgtaatataaaaatgctgttaaaacagaagtgtgccccccccccccctttgaaagtagaggcctttttttttttgcttgtcaaatttttcctctgcaaaatgtgcccccccttttggaaaatcctatatttgatttatttcaaataccaaaattcaaattctcaatTACATTTCCAACCCATGCAACCGTGTCTAATATAACTCTGATCAGAGTCCTTGATTCACACTAAAATCAAATGCATTCAacaggttaaaaaaataataataaagatccATTTTATGCATGTTCCAAATCTACTGCTACAAAATACTTTTCTTACAGTTACCTACATACACTTCTGCCATGTTTTGTTTTAGCTATTAAACTGATATCATTATCTGATGCTTTAATTCTATACTTGTTTGTTCTTGGGTGAATGTCACTATTTCAATAGATTTTTGACAGTTGATAAAACTCTTTATACACCTTTGTGATATAAGATCCTGTTGTTCCTAGACATTTTTATAATTTGGTGCTCTATAATGTTCTGATTTGGTAAAACACAGTTAAACatacattcatgtacatgtacctcagaTTTAGATAAAAGTTTCAGTGACCTATTATACTCCTTTAAAACTTGCTGCAAGCTGGCAAATGTGACATTATCAGACAAGTTAACTGTTAGGAAATATGCTAGTAAACATATACTGGTAAAAATATGCTAGCAAAATAGTGGGGCAGCATTAATGCTACTGTCATCAGAAGGATATTCAGGACTATTCAGATACTCACtcaaatctgaatctgaatacCATGCATAAATTTCCATGGCAACAGTGACCACAAACGCAGTAATAGCAACCAAGAGGATGGGTGGCCATTCTGAGAGTGCATCATCTAGATCATCCAGGGCTTCAGCTAATACAAGACCTGCTAAAGACTACATTTTCAGGATTAGcaggaagaaagaagaataaaaagaaaaattaataataataggcgCCATCTTtctagaaacaatctattctgaggcgcattgttattattattacaccggctttagctcgagctgcctttcagcgctcatgcattcaaggaactaatcctgccgggtacccattcacctcacctgggtcgagtgcagcacattgtggataaattccttgctgaaggaaattacgccatggctgggattcgaacccacgaccctctgtttcaaagtcagaagactaatccactgggccacatcGCTCCACAAATTGATGGATTATCAACTGCACAGAAGAAATTTATGCCTACGCCATCGCCAGATAGGAATAACATGTCTTGTCACCTAACTTTTGCAACTATGATccctgtgatctttgaccttgtgaCCCTGAAATCCGCTCAGATCACTCTCAAACAGATCATTTATTTTGAGAAAGAAATGTTATCAGGTCATTGACCATTGCAACATTTTACCAAGACCAAAAAAATCAGTCTATTTCGGTCAAGATATGCTCCGCTAAGACTTTGTCTGGCTTCGCAGTAGAAGGAGGAGGgctgaaaaaaatcagaaaattttaaaactcttccaaaacAGCAGATTTTTTAGTCTACCTGTTACCTTATTACCGATAAAATATGTCAGATCATTGTTTTTTGCAATATGCAGTTTGAATATCTCAACAAACTATGTGACCTACTGGCTCAAGACCAACAATAAGCCGCCAAAAtgaatttagaaattttcattGAACTTGATTAAAGGACATCCTAAGATTTAAAAAGGACATTAAACTtgttgaaattgatcaacaataacccagacaagtatttgattaaaaatgcaGAAAGCAAGAGTTTCATATAACCAACCTGCTTACAACTTAATACATACCCAAGGATTCATAAGGTTCATCATTCCTGATGACGACCAGAACACGCTGGTCGAAATGTCAATAACAGTTCTTTTAAGAGCTACCAAAACATCAAGAAAGAAACTAACAGTCAttttcaggactacatacaTGGTGTTTACTGCAAAAAAACTTCCATTATTCAAGCATTAGCATTTAGATGTGCATACTGAGCTATCTCAATAAAAACTCCCAAGCAGTCTGCAAAATAAAGGTGTCAAGAATTTTCATTAACTATTCAACTTTACTACTTGAAATATGAAGTGTGAAGAATTaggctttttatttttttgctttttaaagacaattttttccttcttttttttagcTATTCTGAGGTCAcctatctttaaaatattttattttatctcttaaaaatgaaattggtatggTTGGAACTTTttcttatcgaccacctaattttctaagcatcatatctgtgaaaaaaaaaaatcggttttAACTGGTtttcagattcccatgtttcgatCAGTGACACCGATTCAattcacatatatatatgcGATCAACGAATACGACGGTattacatttgctcatttgcacccttcttttgaaaccgaccacccgtgatacactaagtttacggccaATTCTTGTtgcggtggcgaaatatttttactctcccaaatcagttctatgatgtcaacatgctaaatcatcgtctcactacttccactgcgagctccggcacatgattcgacgattgacgaaagatatttgttctaaagccgtatCCGATCGGAAATGGTGCGGGTTCGGGTCtagtcaaaacaattttgataaattctactAGATCTAAGGCTTAATTCTGATGCTgtcatctttcaaatttttacccttttccccttctttttctctcgtaaaatcgattcttaccgttCCCAGAGATGCcaagttaaaaaaatgttatgcgtGAGATTTTCATGACTCGGCGTCTCTGCGTGCACGCGGCCAGTACTTACACTTGTACGTTTCGAAAAGGCGCGCGCAACACGCGCGTGCGATATATGAGCTTCATCATGATATCGATCCATACTACAAAACCATGCGATGCACGCACGCGATTCATCGTATCACGTACTAGCTGTGCGCTGACTGCACTCTCGATTCGTCTCGCGTGCCGGGGTAGACATGACGGCGTGTGAAGGCGGTCGGCCAGTGCGTATAATCTAGCGAATAATgctactttttctcttttttttctgtcggGTCCCGATGCGTGTCAAAAAAGGGTGCCATGCGTGAGATGGACCCTGTCCCTGGGTGCGTGAGTCTTACGCACAATGTGCGAGTCTCATGCACAATGCGTGAGACTGTCTTGGTAGCTCTGCGTTCCtatatggacactgcgcctactctc contains:
- the LOC135157534 gene encoding uncharacterized protein LOC135157534; the encoded protein is MDIDSFFHSILEYGSLAGLVLAEALDDLDDALSEWPPILLVAITAFVVTVAMEIYAWYSDSDLTLMQRGKRKFFKLLRSAPIIGSKITEELKTTKNNIAKSSFKLPKGESYRTKLPEAGLSQGEIMAILKKNYKSLGELRS